The following proteins are encoded in a genomic region of Bifidobacteriaceae bacterium:
- a CDS encoding type II toxin-antitoxin system RelB/DinJ family antitoxin, producing the protein MTTTLTVRMEESLKRDFTAVVESVGLDAPTVVRMLAVQTVRDGAIPLSLTAAPRGGDTMAFLDAARADWGEW; encoded by the coding sequence ATGACGACGACTCTGACGGTTCGGATGGAGGAGAGCCTGAAGCGTGATTTCACCGCAGTGGTTGAGTCGGTGGGCTTGGACGCGCCGACCGTGGTTCGAATGCTGGCGGTTCAGACGGTCCGCGATGGTGCCATCCCGCTCAGCCTCACCGCGGCTCCGCGTGGTGGGGACACGATGGCGTTTCTCGACGCGGCCCGGGCCGATTGGGGCGAGTGGTGA